TACAATCGCCGAGTTCATCGAACTGCCCAACAGATTGATTTTGTTAAACGCGTCCGAATAATTCTCCCAGTGCAACGTTGTTGGCAGCGCGATAAAGGATTGGAACATCTCACCTTGTGTTTTGAAAGAGTTCACCACGGCCATGTAGATCGGCAGCATAGCGACGAGAGAGCCCAGAATCAGCAGCAGTCGAATCAGATAACTGTTCAGTCGTTGCATCCTCATGCTTCCACCTCTTTCTTCTTCATGACGGTGATCTGGATGAGTGTAAAGATGAGTACGATGATGAACAGCACAACCGATTTGGCACTCGCATAGCCATATCTGAAGTTGTTGGAGAACGCTTCTTCATAGATATTCATCGTGATCACCTGCGTGGCCCGGCCCGGTCCACCACCAGTCAGTCCATACACCACTTCAAACACTTTGAATGCTCCGTTCAGCGTCAGGAAGAAACAGATGGTCACGGCATGAGTAATCATTGGCAACACCACATTGCGCAGTACCTGGAATGCGTTGGCCCCATCAATAACAGCCGCTTCTTTGAGACTTTTCGGTACACCCTGGAGAGCAGCCAGATAGATGATCATCATATACCCTACACCGTTCCAGAGCGATACGATCAGAATGGAGTAAAATGAAAACTTCGGATCACCCAGCCATTGCTGGTCGAGGAACGAGAAAGCCAGTTTCTCTGCGAGCTGTGGCAGCACCTGAGAGAAGATGAATGTCCACATGAAAGCACTGATGATTGTACTGATCATGTTAGGCATGAAGAACAGCGTCCGGAAAAGCCCTTTGCTACGCGTCCGTGACTCAATCAACACGGCGAGTAACAAGGCAATTCCATTTTGCAGAATCAGCATAAATATTACATATTTCATCGTGAACCACAGGGAATTCAGAAAGTCGGGATCTTCTTTGAACAATTCCACAAAGTTGCCCAGACCGATAAAGCTGTAATCCTGATTGAGTCCGTTCCAATCCGTCAGACTATAGAACATGCCACTGAACGTGGGATACAGCAGGAAAATCGCATAGATGACAAAGGCAGGCGCAGTGAACGCGAGCAGTGACAGATACTTCTTGAACACATTCGTAGCCATTGGTTCTCCCCCTTTTCACTCGAAGCGGATGATTGTAAACGAGGGAACGAAGAACGTTCTGCCTGCCGTATCATCTGCTTGGAGACTGCGACGAAACAAAGTACCGCTCATTTGTTGACAAAACTCTCAGACCGTTGAGATTTGCCAACAAAAGCGGATACTCCATTCCTCACAGCTCCTTACTTGTTGACTTTGTTGTAGGATTTCCACGCCTTGTCGAGCGCATCGATAACCTGCTGTTGATTTAATTGCCCAGAGTAGTAGCCTTGCAACGCTTTGCCTGACTCGTCTTTCACCGCTTGAGGGAGGGATGGGTCCTCATAAGCTTTACCTTCACTCACATATTTCTGGGCATCGTCTACCCACGGGAAGCTCTTGAAGTCATGGATCTTGGCAATCGGATTGAACTTGAGTGCTTCGAAGAATGCACTTGAATCCTTGTCATCGAGAATGTAGTTCACGAAATCGAGTGCCACTTCTTTGTTTTTGCTAGATGACGATACTGCCAGTGAAGTGGAGGTGCTCAGATTGATTTTGGTATCATCCGGATTGTCATTGATCGGCATTGGTGCTACACCAAAGTTCAAGTCCGGGTTGGACTTCAGGATGGTTTCGGCAAACCATGGTCCTTGAATCCACATCGCGGCGCTTCCTGATGCGAAGGCTGCTGAACCATCATCTCCGCCCACTTCCAGCGCTTTGTCCGTTCCATTGGCATTGACGAGATCAAAGATATCAAACAATGCTTTCATATCGGAGAAGGAGCCCTGATCCTGATTCATCTTCTCCACGAAGTCTTTGTGCTCAGACTGAGTTAATGCACCCACGGTAAGTGGCAGAAATAATTGCGGAATCCAGGCTTCTTTGTAGGATAGTTCAAACGGTGTAATGTTGGCTGCTTTGAGTTTCTCCACGACCGCTTTCATTTCTGTTAACGTCGTTGGCACTTCCAGCCCTTGCTCTTCAAAAATATCTTTATTGTACAAATAGCCCCATGATACTGTTTCCAATGGAATAGCTACGATTTTACCCTCCGCATTCGTTATGGAAGGTTTAACCGAATCCAGCAGCTTATCGACAAAAGGTTGGCCCGACAGGTCTTCCAGATAACCAGCTTTGCTGAATGGTGGAATCTCATTGACTGCATGCAGGGCGAACACATCCGGTGCATCATTGGAGGCGAGGCGAGTCTTCAGAATCTGAGGTGCATTGTCCGCTGGCGGCATCTCCAGTTGCACGTTCACCTCAATGTTTTTCTCTGCTTTCTCCTTGGCTTTGAACTGTTCTATATATTTATCGTAATGTTCTTTCAGCCGAGGTTGTGCAACGAACACTTTGAGTGATACCGTGCTGCCTGATGCCAATTCCTCCTGCCCATTGTCCGTTCCTGCATTGGAACCGCAACCTGCGAGCAGAACACTGACCAGTACTGTACTTGCTACGCTTTTCCATACTTTCATCTCTTATGACCTCCCGGTGTGTAACTGGTTTGTCTTTCATAGGATCATTATATATCAGAAAATGAAAGCGCTTCATTGGACAAAATTAGACTTGTGTATTGGATTATTTTAAACCTTAATCCTGCCGCAAATGCTCTCTCGAACGTCTCATTCCGTACTACTGCCTGATTTACCTGATATACGAGCCTGTCCCTTCCGCATCTCCCCAGGTGAAACTCCGAAATGCTTCTTGAACACTCGATAGAAGTAGGACACATCTTCATAACCCGCCATCTCGGCAACATGCTTGAACGGAATCTGTTCATCCATCACCCATTCTTTCGCTCTCGTCATACGTAACTGGACAACATAGTCGGTCACATTCACCTCATACTCTTTCTTGAATACCTTGCTGAGATATTCCTTGCTGACAAAAAAGATCTGAGCGAGCTGCTCCAGCGTAATCATCTCCATACAGTGCTGCTCAATGTATTGCTTCACCTCATTCAGGTTCAGCTTATTCTTGAACTTACGCTGCGCAATGAGCTGCTCCAAAGCCTGATAGTACGGAGTCGAAATCCATGCGATCGTGGATTCGATGGAAGCCAGTGCAGCCGCAGGAGGTAGCGCCGTTGCTTCGGGCCGCTCGTACAAGCCATTGGAGACGCACAGTTCATCTAACAAAGCCTGTAATTCATGAGCCACCCTGCCAAGCTGCCGAGGTCTGTTAATCTCGCATTGTTCCAGCTTCTGCTGTAATTGCTGGAACCACTCACGCAGACTCTGACCGTTCAGGTCATTAAACCGCAGGCGGGCCTGCTGCTGAAACAGGGAGAACTCACCTGCGAACGAAGATGGGTACGATTCCCACGATTCAGGTGCTGATTCAACCTTTTCCAACTCTTTTGCACATTTAGCAAGTACACCATTCAGTTCATCCGGATTCACCGGTTTGAGCAGATAATCTGCAGCCCGATGGCGGATCGCATGTTTTGCATAATTGAAGTCGTCATATCCGCTCACCACGATCACCTTGATCTGTGGGTACTGTCCGCTCAGCGTCTGTAACAGTTCCACACCGTCTGTACCGGGCATGCGCATGTCCGTAATGATAATGTGAGGCTGATGCTGCTTGACCAGTTGTATGGCCTGCTCACCATCCTCTGCCTCACCTGCAACGGTCATGCCGAGTTCATTCCAATCTCCCAGGTTGCGCAAAATATCCCGGTTCCACGGTTCATCATCCACCAACAGCACTCTGTACAGTTCCTTGTTCACAAGGCTTCGCCTCCTGTATTGCAGGGGTTTCGTACCGTAACGCTTGTCCCCTGTCCGTATTCACTTTCTATGCTCATCCCATATTCAGGTCCAAAATGCATTACCATTCGTGAGGCCGCATTGACCAGTCCAATACTTGTACCTGAACTCCACACCCGATCAGCCTGCCGGGTAAGCCGCTCCAGTCTGGACTGCATCTCCGTTAGTTTCTCAGCATCCATACCCACGCCG
This Paenibacillus xylanexedens DNA region includes the following protein-coding sequences:
- a CDS encoding carbohydrate ABC transporter permease yields the protein MATNVFKKYLSLLAFTAPAFVIYAIFLLYPTFSGMFYSLTDWNGLNQDYSFIGLGNFVELFKEDPDFLNSLWFTMKYVIFMLILQNGIALLLAVLIESRTRSKGLFRTLFFMPNMISTIISAFMWTFIFSQVLPQLAEKLAFSFLDQQWLGDPKFSFYSILIVSLWNGVGYMMIIYLAALQGVPKSLKEAAVIDGANAFQVLRNVVLPMITHAVTICFFLTLNGAFKVFEVVYGLTGGGPGRATQVITMNIYEEAFSNNFRYGYASAKSVVLFIIVLIFTLIQITVMKKKEVEA
- a CDS encoding ABC transporter substrate-binding protein, with the protein product MKVWKSVASTVLVSVLLAGCGSNAGTDNGQEELASGSTVSLKVFVAQPRLKEHYDKYIEQFKAKEKAEKNIEVNVQLEMPPADNAPQILKTRLASNDAPDVFALHAVNEIPPFSKAGYLEDLSGQPFVDKLLDSVKPSITNAEGKIVAIPLETVSWGYLYNKDIFEEQGLEVPTTLTEMKAVVEKLKAANITPFELSYKEAWIPQLFLPLTVGALTQSEHKDFVEKMNQDQGSFSDMKALFDIFDLVNANGTDKALEVGGDDGSAAFASGSAAMWIQGPWFAETILKSNPDLNFGVAPMPINDNPDDTKINLSTSTSLAVSSSSKNKEVALDFVNYILDDKDSSAFFEALKFNPIAKIHDFKSFPWVDDAQKYVSEGKAYEDPSLPQAVKDESGKALQGYYSGQLNQQQVIDALDKAWKSYNKVNK
- a CDS encoding response regulator, giving the protein MNKELYRVLLVDDEPWNRDILRNLGDWNELGMTVAGEAEDGEQAIQLVKQHQPHIIITDMRMPGTDGVELLQTLSGQYPQIKVIVVSGYDDFNYAKHAIRHRAADYLLKPVNPDELNGVLAKCAKELEKVESAPESWESYPSSFAGEFSLFQQQARLRFNDLNGQSLREWFQQLQQKLEQCEINRPRQLGRVAHELQALLDELCVSNGLYERPEATALPPAAALASIESTIAWISTPYYQALEQLIAQRKFKNKLNLNEVKQYIEQHCMEMITLEQLAQIFFVSKEYLSKVFKKEYEVNVTDYVVQLRMTRAKEWVMDEQIPFKHVAEMAGYEDVSYFYRVFKKHFGVSPGEMRKGQARISGKSGSSTE